TCGGTGTAGGCACGGCGTATCCATAGGGCTGGAGATAGCGTCCCGAATCGTGAGAGTGGATGTAAACGATGCTGGGAAGCTTTCTCGGTTCAGAATCGCCGCTGTTCTGCAATGGCTGAAGCCCGGCTGCGAGCCCTACGCCTGCTATGCCTCGCAGAAATTCACGACGCGAAGTCGATGAAGCTTCCACCTCTTCCATATTCACACCCTCCAACTTTAGATTCTCCACCCCGACAGCACAAAGTGGACAATCGAAGAAATCTAAACATCGCCGACCATTGGGAGGCCAGATTTTACTGTGAAAATCCGTTGACAACTCCGCAATTCGCGAGCACTATGCATGCGCCTTAGCACCCGGACAAGCAGTTGCTAAAACTTTTAGCCTGTCGAGAGACTGTCTGGCGGTGAGCTGATGTGCGTGCGGCCGGCTTTTCTCGCGGCGCTAAGAACATCGAGGGGGATTCCCGATGAAAAGCTTACTTCACAAATTAATCCTGGGCGCAATGATGGCGATGTGTCCTCTAGCGAGTTTTGCGCAGGCGGTCTTTGGCGGCGTTGCTGGAACCGTAACTGATCCTTCTGGCGCTTCGATTCCTGGCGCGAAGGTCACCATCAGCGATACTGGCAAGGGGCTTAGCTACAGCACTCTCACCAACGACTCGGGAAACTATACACAGTCTCACCTCATTGTCGGGAACTACGACGTGCGCGTTGAGGCCCCCGGTTTCGAAACTTATGTTCGGCGAAATGTGCGCGTGAGCGTGGACGAGGTCGCGCCGGTGAACGCCCAACTTACCGTCGGTAAAGTCGGCGAGGTGGTCAGCGTCACTGCGGAAGATGCCTTGCTCAAGACTGAGAAGTCCGACGTCTCCGACACGATCGATCAGAAGACGGTTCAGGAGATCCCGATCTATGATCGCGATGTCAGCCGCTTATATTTTCTCGTTCCGGGCATTCAGCCCGGCGGCCTTACTGCGGCCAGCGAGCAGCCTCAGGACGTCTATCGTCCCAAAGTGAATGGCTCTTATTGGGGTGGCATCTCATTCCAACTTGACGGTACAGACAACCGCGAGTCTGTCCTCGGTGAACCGGTGATTACACCCAAGCCGGATGCCCTCTCCGAGCTGAAGATCAGCACCACCTCCTACGACGCAGAGTTTGGTCAGGCTAGCCAGGCGGTGATCGTTGCCCAGACCAAGTCTGGAACCAACCAGCTGCACGGCGGAGTGTTTGACTATCGGCGCGACCAGCATGGCCAGGCGAAAGATCCCTTCACACAATCCAAGCCCCTGCCAAACACGACGGACCAATTCATTCCTGCCACGCTGCGAAACGATTTTGGCGGCTCTATTGGCGGCCCCATTCAGAAAGACAAGATGTTCTTCTTCGCAGATTACGAAGGCACGCGCCAGAAGCTCGGCAACTCTCTGTTATTGACCGTTCCCACAGACGCGGAGCGCGCCGGCGATCTCAGCGATTTGGGCGCCAACATTTACGATCCCTGCCCTGCTGGCAATCCGAATTGCGGCACTGCGGTCGTGGCGCCCGCCGCTCGTTCGCAATTTCCGGGAAACGTGATTCCCGCGTCGCGGCTTTCAACACAAGCTGTCGCGTTGCTGAAATTTATTCCCCCGGCGAACATCGCCGGAGCGGCGGGCGGAACCACGAACTATGTTGCTAATGGAACCGGAATTGTGAACACGAATTCCTTCGATGCGCGTGTGGACCGGCACCAGGGACAGAAGCTGGACATGTTCGGGCGCTACAGCTTTCTGCAAGTGGCGCTAGGCGCGCCTGGAGCCTATGGAGCGCTGGCTGGAGGAGATCAATTCCCGAGTCCGAATTTCGCAGGAGCCTCGTCGCTGCGGAATCAGAGCTTGGCCTATGGAACAACGTACCTGATCAACAACAACTGGGTAGCTGATTTCCGCTTCGGATTCTTCCGCTACCGAGTATTCGTGAATCCCGACGGCCTTGGAACCTCTCCCGCCAAAGATGCCGGAATACCCGGATTGAACCTCGATAACTCTTATACCTCCGGGATGCCCGCTATCACCATCAATCAGTTGGGAAGCCCCACGTTCAAGTTCGGGTATTCTCTGCAAATTAACCAATGCAACTGCCCGCTCAACGAGCAGGAAAACGAGTTCCAATGGGTTGGAAATGTAACGCACACATTTGGGAACCACTCCCTGAAGTTCGGAGCCGACGTGCGTCATGCCCTCAACTTGCGCGTGCCTAGCGACTTCCATCGTTCCGGCCAGATCAACTTTGATGCAGTCACGACTTCCGGTCCTACGGGTGGGGGTCTCGGGCTCGCGTCGTTCCTGCTCGGAGACGTAGGTGGCACCTCAGCCAACTCGGGAAATGCGTCATTCGCCCGTTACGTGAGCAACTCCACGGACGCTGCTGAGCGGCAAAACCGGTTGTTCTCCTACATTCAAGATACTTGGCGTCTCACGCCCAAGCTGACGGTGAATTATGGTGTGCGCTGGGACATCTACTTTCCGCAATACGTGAATGCGGCGGGCAACGGCGGGTTTGTAAATGCCAACACCGGCGAGATCCTTATTGCCGGTCAAAATGGCGTTGGCTTGAACGGCAACGTTAATACCGACTATAAGCATTTCGCTCCTCGGCTTGGAGTTGCATACCAGTTCTCTCCCAAGACCGTAGTGCGGGCAGGATTCGGCCGCTCGTATGACGTAGGCGTGTTTGGCGTCTCCTTCGGCCATAATGTCACTCAAAATCTCCCAGTGCTGGCGAGCCAGTCGCTGAACCCTACGCAGCCGTACGCCCCGGTCTTCACATTGGCAACGGGGCCGCCGGCTGCGACCAGTCCTGGCGCCATCTTGGCTGCGGCACCACTAGGTCCTACGGGGAATCATTTGCTGCCGAATGGCATCTCGGCCAAGATTCTCCCACTGAACTCCGATAATACGATGCGTATTCCCACCACCGATGCCTGGAACCTGACCATAGAACGGCAACTCACACCCACTCTGGTCGTATCTGCTGCATACGTCGGCAACAAAGAGGAGCATGTAACTCCTGGTGGGACCAACTACAACACTAATCAGCCGAAGTTGAACGCAGGCTTGCCACCCACAAACACCAACCTGCGCAGGTTCTATTTCCAGAAGTTTGGCTGGTCACAGTCGGTCAATGCGTATACCGACGATGCCACAGTGAAGTACAGCGGACTGCAATTACGCGGAGAAAAGCGCTTCGCTAACGGGTTTAGCTTTCAGGGAAATTACACGTGGGCAAGCGCGTTTGAGTTCGCTAACGACTACTTCTTCTGGGATCGGAGCATCGATTACGGCCGCGAGTCCGGCGTGCGCCGCCACGTGATTAATTTCAATCACGTGTATGAACTCCCATTTGGGCGCGGACGCACCTTCTTTAAAGATGCTTCCGGTCCGATGGACTATCTCGTAGGGGGATGGCAACTCTCCGGAGTGTGGTTGTGGGGCTCTGGCATGCCGTTTACTCCCTCGTACAACGAGTGCGGCAACGACATAGATACCGGTCCTTGTCGCCCTAATCTGGTTGGGACCGCGCACATCGACAATCCCGGAACGGGAACTTCGATCGGCGGAGGCCCCGTACAGAACCCGTGGTTCGTGGTCACGCCTTCAGGCACTTCGGGCAACGGCTGCGCCACGACCACAAGCGCCACAAACGCCCTCAACCTCAATGGCTGTATGCGCGGCCCATGGCAGCGTCCGGCAGTTGGAACTTTTGGAAATGTAGGGTTCAATTCTTTCTGGGGTCCTCATTTCTTCAATGTTGATGCTGCACTCAGCAAACGACTGCGAATTACCGAAAGAGTGAATGCTCAATTCCGCGCCGAGCTGTTCAACGCCTTGAACGACGTGAACCTCGGCCAACCCAACGGCAACGTCGATGCCAAAACCGCCGGACAGATCACCGGACTCGCAACCGGCAACCTCGCCCAGATGCGAAGATGGCAGTTCGGCTTGCGCGTTGACTTTTAGGCAAGCTAATTAAATGCAGGTGGAGCAGCCCGTCCCAGGGCTGCGTCCACCGACCGATACATTCTTATGAACTGTCAATCCTGAGGCGTGGTTTTTCGCCGAAGGATCTCCCGCGATGTGTCACACTCGGTTGCAACGTCCCGGCTCTTTGGCGAAGATTGTCGTGACAGAGCCAGGATGCACCAACGATGTCTGATTCATTCCGGGAGCTCCTTCTGCCAAAATCGGGCCTCAGGATGACAGCTCGTAATATGGGGTCTTCTTGGCTGACGATCGCCCTTCTGCTCCTTCTTGTTTCCTTTCCAGCATTAACACTCAGCGGTCAAACCCCAGTCAAGCAACTCGAATCCCACGCACTGGCGATCGAGAAACAAGGTAACGCCGAAGGCGCTCTCGCCGCATGGCAGCAAGCCGCCGCAGTCAAGCCCAAATCGGCCCTTATTCAGGACCATATTGGATTCCTTCTTGCCGTCTTAAACCGGCGCGAGGAGGCGATTCCACATTTTCTGCATGCTCTCAAATTCGATCAGCACTTCGCTCCCGCGCACTTCCATCTGGGGGTCGCGTATGTAATGCAGCAAGATCCAAACCGCGGAATCCCGGAACTGCAAGCGGCAGTCGCTGCCGTTCCTAAGAACTTCGATTACCGCTTCTACTTAGGACGCGCGCTCAACGATACCGCCCACTATCGCGAAGCCCTGGTTCATTTGCGCGCCGCAACCGCGCTGAACACTACGAATGCCGAAGTCTGGAATCAGCTTGGCGTTGCCCTGCAGAACACTGGAAGCGATGCCGGCGCGGTAGAAGCATATGGCCGCGCCGTGAAAGTCGATCCTGCGAATCTCGATGCCCGCAACAACTACGGTTTCATGCTGGTGAACACCGGACACGCCGAAGAGGGCGTCAAGCAGTTCGAGCAAATCCTGCGCGCCGATCCTGCCAACACAATGGCGCGAATCAATATCGGCTTTGCCCATCTGCAGAAGGGGGATCTCTCAGCAGCAGAGTCCCAATTTCGGAATGTAATCGGCCGCAGTCCCGAATCCGCAATCGCACACTATGACCTCGGCGTGACATTAAAGCTAAAAGATCAACTCGCCGCCGCCAGCGCCGAGCTGAAGCGGGCGCTGGAGCTCGATCCAAATTTGGAAGAGGGCCACTACACACTCGGAGTCATCTACTGGCAGAGTGGAGACTTCGAACACGCAGCTCAAGAGATGAAAGCGGCGGTAGCAATCAATCGCAACGATCCCGATGCTTACTTGATGCTTGGCTCCGCATTGAATAAAAAGCGCGATCTCGACGGCGCACAAGACGCTTTGCAGTCAGCGATTCGCCTGGATCCCTCCAGCCCGGGACCGTACAACATTCTCGGCAATGTTCTAAGTCACAAAGGCGATAGCGAAGGCAGCCGGAAGGCCTTCGCCGAGGGGGCGCGGCTTACGGAGCAAAAGCACAAACAATTGGGAAAAATGCTTCAGAAGGCACGTTGATGTTCATGTTTGAGCTCCTGCTGCCAGTGGAGAGACAGTGAAGCATAGTCAGCGCGCTCGTCGCAGGAACGAGTTTCAAGTCTAGAGCACAGATTCGCAGTACTCAGGCCGACGTCTAGCCGGCTCAGAAGAGTCTCAGAGAAGCGCGAAGGAGGCAAAAACCCAGGGCAAGTCAACCCATTCTCCCCCGAGATTTCGGGTCAGACCTGCCCCTCGTTTTCTCCCGCTAAGGAGAGCTCGACGCGAGTGCGGAAGGCACACCCGCAAAGACGAATGGCGATAAACTTCTTATCGTGGACAACCCCAGCGTTGGGCTAAAAACGCCAGCATCACACTGCAACAAGTTCTGCAATCAGGCAATCAAAAATTAGCGCGTCGAACTTAGGATGGCATTAACTCGCAGGGTGCGGTGCTGGACGCACAAAGATACACGCGTGAAGACCGACGCGCGCCCCGGGCGGGAGTGTGTGTATCCAAAATGAAGACTCCGAAGTCCAGACAAGGACTTCTTTTTCCCAGGAATTTGAAATGAGTTCCAACCGAGAAAACCCGTCTGAGGGGACGCGGCAGTCCTCTCGCAGGAGCATCGGCTTCTTGGGCCGCTAGTGTCCGCTTGCTTCGAACGTCGCAGCCCTTCGGGAACCAACTGCGGCGATATTCTCTCTTTAACAACGGGTATATACTTCTCAGCACATGCTAGCGGTGCGGGGGACTTCTCTCCTATTCGCTGGTCTCCCGATAGATCACTTTCTTAGAACGTTCATAGCTGCTCGTCGATAGATGGTTTTACCGGAGCGTGCCGGGAAGTTCACGCTAATTGGGAGGTCCTTGTGGACCTTTTATTCATACGTTCTGTCTTCATTCTCGTTGTGGCGATCGCATGCTTCGTGTTGCGGCCGTTCTCCCTTGAGAGCTGGGAAGCCGCCGGAGCCGGAGCAGTCATCGGCTTTGGCGTAGTGCTTTTCGAGGCGCGCCTGCGGATTGTCAGCCTCAAGCGCCTCATCGGCGCCGTCATCGGTAGCATTCTGGGAATCTTCGGCGCCTACTTGTTCAGCCTGGTTCTGCGCGACGCTATCGAGCCCGGGCGCACCCAGCACTTCCTCCAGCTCTTCGTCATGCTACTGATGTCCTATGTCGGGCTGATCGTTGGTGCCAACAAAGGCGATCTGCTCAACCTTGCTGCCCTTGGTGGAATCTTCGGGTCGGAAAAGACGGGCAAGCGTAGCTGCAAGATCCTCGATACCAGTGTGATCATAGATGGCCGCATCGCCGATATCGCGGAGACCGGTTTCCTCGACGGCATCGTCGTAATTCCGCAGTTTGTTTTGCGCGAACTCCAGCTCGTCGCTGACTCAGCCGACTCGCTGAAGCGCAATCGCGGGCGCCGTGGGCTGGACGTCCTGCAGCGAATTCAAAAAATGGCCACGATGAACGTGCAGATCGTCGAAGACGATTTTCCCTCGGTCCGCGAAGTAGACCTAAAACTCATCGAATTAGCCAAGCTCTACGAAGCCAAGATCATCACCAACGACTTCAACCTCAATAAGGTCGCGCAGCTCCAGGGCGTGGAAGTGCTGAATATCAACGAGCTGGCGAACTCGCTTAAGCCGATCGTGTTGCCCGGCGAAGCCATGCGCGTGTTCATCCTGAAAGAGGGCAAGGAATACAACCAAGGTGTTGCCTATCTCGACGACGGAACTATGGTTGTGGTTGACAATGCGCGCAAGATGATCGGCAAGAATGTAGACATTGCGGTCACCTCAGTGCTCCAGACCACCGCCGGAAAAATGATCTTTGGCAAATTCGATGAACGCGCGGCCTACCATCCGCGCCATGAGAATGGCCCGCCAGTACAGCAAGCGGCCAACGGCCCACGTGTCGACACGCGTACGCCAACCCGTCCCCAGCCCATAGTCCCCAGCGGTGCAACGGTCGAACCCCAGGAATAACCTGGAACAGTAGAGACTTTGCTGTGCTCCATGCGGTTTCAGGTTAGGCGAGAATTCTGTTTTCTGGAGTGGAAGCTCGAAGCTGGTAGTGAATAATCAGCTGCGAATATGGATCGCTCCATTAACGTGCGACTTGCCACACTGGACGACTTGCCGCGCCTGACCGAAATTCAGAATCACTACATCGAAACCACGCACATCACCTTCGACCTCCGGAGGTTTACCCCCGAGCAGAGCATAGGGTGGTTTAACGAACACTCCGACGGGAAGCGCTATCGGATTCTGGTCGCTGAAGACAGAGACTTGCGCCTCCTCGGCTACGCTGCAACCGGACGCTTTCGTCCTAAGCAGGCCTATGAAACTACCGTAGAAATCAGCGTCGCTTGTAGTCCCAATATGGTCGGAAAGGGTGTTGGCACAAAGCTTTACACTGAACTGCTCCTCCTCCTCAGGAAAGAGGATGTTCATCGCGTGGTGGCAGGAATCGCACAGCCAAATCCCGCGTCCATGGCATTGCACCAGCGTTTCGGTTTCCGTCAGATTGGAACCTTTACAGAAGTAGGACACAAACTCGGCCGCTTTTGGGATGTCACCTGGCTGGAAAAGTCGCTCAAATAGGCAGCGATGATAAAGCCGTGCCTCTGCTCGATGGGTTTTAGTGAGCAGACTTTTTTGCGGCGGAGAAGTGTTCCCAGCCTCGCGGCATTAGGATTGCGCACTTCCCATTCTGCACCAAGTACATTTTC
The sequence above is a segment of the Acidobacteriota bacterium genome. Coding sequences within it:
- a CDS encoding PIN domain nuclease; the protein is MDLLFIRSVFILVVAIACFVLRPFSLESWEAAGAGAVIGFGVVLFEARLRIVSLKRLIGAVIGSILGIFGAYLFSLVLRDAIEPGRTQHFLQLFVMLLMSYVGLIVGANKGDLLNLAALGGIFGSEKTGKRSCKILDTSVIIDGRIADIAETGFLDGIVVIPQFVLRELQLVADSADSLKRNRGRRGLDVLQRIQKMATMNVQIVEDDFPSVREVDLKLIELAKLYEAKIITNDFNLNKVAQLQGVEVLNINELANSLKPIVLPGEAMRVFILKEGKEYNQGVAYLDDGTMVVVDNARKMIGKNVDIAVTSVLQTTAGKMIFGKFDERAAYHPRHENGPPVQQAANGPRVDTRTPTRPQPIVPSGATVEPQE
- a CDS encoding GNAT family N-acetyltransferase encodes the protein MDRSINVRLATLDDLPRLTEIQNHYIETTHITFDLRRFTPEQSIGWFNEHSDGKRYRILVAEDRDLRLLGYAATGRFRPKQAYETTVEISVACSPNMVGKGVGTKLYTELLLLLRKEDVHRVVAGIAQPNPASMALHQRFGFRQIGTFTEVGHKLGRFWDVTWLEKSLK